The Coffea arabica cultivar ET-39 chromosome 1e, Coffea Arabica ET-39 HiFi, whole genome shotgun sequence genome has a window encoding:
- the LOC113689132 gene encoding probable 2-oxoglutarate-dependent dioxygenase AOP1 encodes MGSETISLPTIDFSNPGLKPGTPEWDLVKDQVRKALEEYGCFEALFDKIPLELQKSLFNALEELFDLPLQTKVRNSSKKPFHGYVGQYPMVPLYESMGIDDATISEKVENFTDLLWPEGNSNFCKTVHSYSDQLSDLDKIVRRMILESLGVEKYMDEHMDSTNYLLRVMKYKGPQTTETKLGLNAHTDKNIVTILSQNQVQGLELLTKDGHWIDVKPSPGSFIVMIGDSLLAWTNGRLHSPYHRVMMTGNEARYSAGLFSIPKAGYIIKAPEELVDEEHPLLFKPFDHVEFLSFYYTEAGQRAQSALKTYCGV; translated from the exons ATGGGTTCTGAGACCATTAGCCTTCCTACTATAGATTTCTCCAACCCTGGATTGAAACCAGGCACTCCAGAGTGGGATTTAGTGAAAGATCAAGTGCGTAAAGCACTTGAAGAATATGGTTGCTTTGAAGCATTGTTTGATAAAATCCCTCTTGAActtcaaaaatcactttttaATGCCTTAGAAGAGCTATTCGACCTCCCTTTGCAGACAAAAGTCAGAAACTCATCTAAGAAGCCTTTCCATGGCTATGTTGGACAGTATCCCATGGTGCCACTGTATGAAAGCATGGGTATTGATGATGCAACCATCTCTGAAAAAGTTGAGAACTTCACCGACCTCTTGTGGCCTGAGGGAAACTCAAATTTTtg CAAGACTGTGCATTCCTACTCGGATCAGCTGTCAGACTTGGATAAGATTGTGAGAAGGATGATATTGGAGAGCCTAGGCGTTGAAAAATATATGGATGAGCACATGGATTCAACAAATTACCTTCTTAGAGTCATGAAGTACAAAGGACCTCAAACAACTGAGACAAAGCTTGGACTAAATGCTCATACTGATAAGAACATAGTAACCATTTTGTCTCAAAATCAAGTACAAGGATTGGAACTTCTCACAAAAGATGGACATTGGATTGATGTCAAACCTTCTCCAGGATCCTTCATTGTCATGATTGGAGATTCCCTCCTC gCATGGACAAATGGCCGATTGCACTCTCCCTATCACCGAGTAATGATGACTGGAAACGAGGCCCGGTACTCAGCTGGTTTATTTTCAATCCCAAAGGCTGGCTACATAATAAAAGCTCCAGAAGAGCTCGTAGATGAAGAGCACCCCTTGCTGTTCAAGCCATTTGATCATGTTGAGTTCCTGTCATTCTACTACACCGAGGCTGGACAAAGAGCTCAATCTGCCCTCAAGACTTACTGTGGCGTCTAA